The segment CATAGTACGACGTATAGTTGAACCGAAATTTGCCACCATCGTTTCAATTAGTGTTGATCAAAACTGTATAAGCAGGGATCGATTGGTTTGTTTGTTAAAAGTACCAGATTTGCGACTAACATCATTGAACCTACTAACAGTAACCGGATTTGTTGATGGCGCTGTAATCAACGCAATCGCTACTCACCAAATCGAAATAGTCCATCTATTTATTAACATCTGTTATATTTCTACTGAACATTTCGACTTGCTCTGTCGTCACTTGGAAAAATTAGTAACGTTCCATTTCTATGGTACATTATTGGATTCTTGTTGGCTAGAGTCTTTAATGTACTTCAAGGAACTTAGAACTCTTATAATAGAAGATTTTAAATTACATGATTTTAGCAATTTTCCAGAGCCAACAATTTTACAAAGATTGTTAGACAAACCACGGGATATACAGTTGACACATTTAGACATAGACTTTGGTTTTCTTCAACACACTCTTAACATTGCCAAGATGTGCCTCCGATTTGTTGCCTCACGACTCCTAAAATTGACATTTCTTCGTTTATCGTTGTGTCCTTTGGATGATAACTTGTTTAGAGAAATAACTACTAATTTGATCAATTTGGTTGTTCTTAGAGTGGAAAACTGTAGTATAAGTGACGATGCCTTAACCGGactcaaaaatatagaaattgaCGCCTCCAGACCTCCGCTTCGCCATTTGAAAAGTacgtatattcattttttactgTAGTTTAGCGAAAGTGAGTGCAGATCATATGCAGGTTTTTTGTCTGTCTTGCCGAAGCAACATTCACGGTAAAGTCACGTCGATTGCCTTATACCCTGACCAATGAAgctattggtttttttttacgatcATCTATCTAAATTAGGAAAAGAGATAAGAGCTACAAACAATTATCTTATCAGTTAAAGTCAAAGCATAGGTATTACCTCAAAAAAGAGCCAAGTGCTAATTCCAGTTTGTTCTGAACATATCGTATTGAAAAGTTTGCTGTAGAAACATCTGCAGCGGGTATGTTTGATTTGAATTGAAACTGTTAGCATCCCTTTGCAGCTGAGTTCCCTTTCCTGTTCACCCCTGTGCTACCCGTTGCATTTGGCCAAAATTTACcgatatttgtttttctcacaATAGTTAATAGATCAAATATATGGGGCTTCAAGGATGACGTAACTCGCACAGCCCCACGAGCAAGGACCGTAAATTCTAGAATTTTCCATTGTTAAAAGACAAATGATTTCATCGAAAAAGACCGCTAAGTTTAATTttgattggcttgaaactttcaaggattgTTCTTTAGCCCACAAGTAGATCATATTTTATTAAGGCAGGAATAACTTTATGAAGGCCCATAATaggttaaaacaattttttttctctaattagTGTATAACTTAGAACCAAGCTTCCTTTGAATAAACTAGTCCTATTGAACATCAGGCAAAACTTTCTATCTATTTCGTGCGAAAGAACTGGGCCGAAatcccttttttaatttttgtaaaacttAAATCATAAGTTTTCGAGTCAAGGGGGTTCTGGAACAAATTGATAAAAGATGGTTTCTGCGGAAACGGACGTGAAAGAGGTccacaaaaacaagtttttctttgcGATTAGTATTAAAGAAAGTTTCAAAACCACTTGATGTCTAGAACATTCGACTTATTCAAGGGAAAACCATAAGCTACCAGTATTGATTTAATTTAGGACCCCAAAGAAGCTGGGCTTTAAACCTGTATCTTAAAATCTAGGGATTCCAATGCCAGAAAAGAAAATCTAAGCATCATATGTATTGCAATAGTGCCGCTTATGAAAAGAGgggtaagactatgaaaagagGGGtcaatatgcaatttttttcccaGGCTACTTTGTATGGAAGGAATTGCCAATGAAACTTCAAAGAGGGCTTATTTAAATGGAAATCGATGAAGTTGTAGTTCCAATTTTAAGAGGAATGCGTTTGGAGGACAGTAACCCTATTTCCACCTTATTTTTATCTGCGCTCTCCTGAAaagatattttatcaaaatttggagataatagtttttttccagCTTTGTTAAAGGCCAACAGTGAAGACGATCACACTCCCTTTCCATATCAAAAAACCatattgttctaaaaaaaaaaatttaattttaagttttaattttcacattttgatgtagtttttatatatttatatatattttttttctggtgttttgctgaagacggcctttggacatagggccgaaatatccactgaattgccTTCCACTGTCTGAAAAAAATTTCCGtattatttctaaagtttttttttttggtcaaaggcctaataactatgccccCGATCAACGACCAATATTTTAGTGGGTTACCATCAAAAGCCTTTCCAATAAGCCGTCGTAAACTTAAAAGTGAAAGTATGTTAAATCTAATGAGTTATTTTCAAGTGATTACCATAAAACAGGATTCATAAGAGAAATAGATTCTTGCCTTTATGgggttttgagtttgaaattCTTGACCCGAAGTGGCGCGCTTACCAAAAGAACCTTGTGAAATATATGCATcctaaaaatcatcaaaaatatatgaagaaGGAGATTTGATGAATCTCTGTTAGGAGCAAACTAATGCATGGGCTCAAAATGGGCAGAAAAacagagaaattagaaaaaaattactcgCACTATTACATGGTAACTTgttgtttattaatataaaatttcatcatattaaaaacgaattttttagaattgttgagctattttgttcatggaCAAACCTCTCGAAACTAGTTCTTAgcttaaaatttgacattttttttaagaatcagttTAATTACTGTATATTCTTGCAGACCTAAGTAATTGTGAGTAATATGGccaaaaatgaggtttttttttaatgatatccTAATAATCTCATCACAGTTTAAATCCaaataatctttaaaatatCTCATCCAAACATATTCTAGTTGGATTAAAAACAAGTTAGTTGTAAATGCTTCATTTACTATGTTTATTCATTTGAGGTTTTGATAAAATCAGGAGCATTTCCGTCTAGTTACATATTAGCCATCCTGGAGGAGGAGGGATGGATGATCTTTGCGTATCAGAAGCATAAGAGGGTGTACATTTATGCCTTAACTTCCAAACTTTCCTAACTCCTCCCTAAGTTACAAGGTGAATCGTAAGGCTTCAAATCTGTCTATAGCTTAGATTTAGCCCCTTTTTGGCCCGAGTCAGAACTGAagctttaattaatttttttttacggtgaGGCCTATGCTGATCACTGCATAATTGAAACTCTTCACATTggatataatttgtttttacctAGAGTAATAGCTTGGATTCATACCGAATGTTTACTTTTTAGTCCATTATAGTTGACTGGCTGTGCTTTATATACCAAGTCAAGACAGTTCTTGATTTTTTAACTGGTTTTTTGAGGTGCTActcctttgattttttttttcccaagtctTGGCTTAGCTTAATGTTTTTTCGTTTGGACATATATACTTTTTGCGCGTAATCAGGGTTTTGCCTTTTCGCCCAATCGGTTAGCCAAAAAGTTAGCTTGTTTTTGTACCAAATCTACAGGTAAAAGATTATATCCTTTTTCTGTGTGAGTAAGTTAACTTTTTCACATAGTCTggactttgtttgtttttttgccaaaaaaacaagctttctACTTAAAGGGAAAATATCAAAAccgaaaatgaaaagaaatttgtaCGTATTTAAGGAGGGTTGCCCCTTtttcaatacatcgctcttcacgctaaaatttttagttcttttaaagAAGCTTCTCGTTGCACTAATTGAGTGACCCTTGTCTtacaggagttgttcttaaagaattaggacaaaattcgaACCAGCAAAAGAGCGAGGACAGAGATTGGAAGAAAAGATTTgtcgaagaaaaaaataatttgttgggTTAACTGTAAAGATATCCAAATTTTGAGGGTGGTATATTGTGTTGAAGCAGCACAGCCCCTCTATTTTCTTATCTGAAGTGCTGGAACATCgcctgaacttttttttttaaattacaatttacTCTACATTATTTTAggcaatttttccaaaaaaaaaaaaaaaattacagatttttttatagctttagtTGTTTTTGTATGACTCTTTGTTggtgtgttttttgtctttttttttaaatctatttcttttctctttgcaGGGCTGACTGAGTTAGACCTCAATAATTGCATTAAAGTGACTGACGTATCTTTGGAGTCAGCATTTGCGTCCTGTTCTTTAAAGAAACTTTCCTTAAGAAACTGCTCTCAGGTTTGTAATTCTCTCTCTTTGCGTAGATACATAATGCATACATATTGATTACATATACTCTCAAAACCTCCAACAATTTATTAGTTTGCTTAACCTTTATCTAGACCGCTCAAATCCTTAGCACAATGTAAGTCTAGGTGAGCTCAACTTTTCCATTTAGTTCCCTGCTTCTCTATAGCTTTTGCTCTGTTCTTTAGGATAAAGTTCATCAAAATTATctatataaatggggatagaacccATCATTGCTCAGCTCCTGTTCAGTTCAAAACTAGCCACTAGCCCAGTGGCCTTGCTTAACctttgcaattttatttttggacatATCTTTTATCAGTTTTGCacttatcactttaatatttatatttggtaTTCCATGCAGGGATAGAACCTTCTTTAAAGATCTTCTGGTGGCTGAAGTAAACGCTTGCTCATAGTATAATAAACTGATGACTAAAAAGGTTTGATAACACATACACTTCTCGCTCATTAATATAAAGCGGACATTTGGCCTTTGGGACATGGTCTCTTCCTAAAGCGACgctgtttttctcttaaagcTTTATCCCAGAACTTTTAGTCACAATGGCATCATCATGTGGCAGATCTTTACTTGCGATTCATCTTTCCTATATAGGCGTTTAGTTGAAGTTTTCTAAAATTGCTATGTACTttcctgtttttaaaaaaattctgtcaCTATGTTCAGTAATTTATCTGTAGCTTTGCAACCACCATATTCAAAAGACTCATTTACCAGACTAACAGTGCCATAttgattattgttttaattctcTAAGTAATGTGTTTAATCTCTCGTCACAAAATAATTCTCCTTTCACTTCCATTGTGTCAAATACTTTAGCAGGATGTGCTGTTCTGACAAATAGCAAAACCTTGCAAAAGGCATAAAAAAGGAACTTCATCACTATATACTTCAATGTATAGAATTTATATATCGGATTTTATAATGATAAATGATGATAAAATATCATCTTTTGAACTGTTTATTGTTTTCTGTCGGTcttttatattattacatagtATATGAGTTTTGTTAAAAGTACATAGGGCAGAAATACCCTATAATTTACTGTGTAAAGAACAATAAACCTTTTTTAATCTATTCTTACgcattcttttgatttttctgcAATTTAATTTTGACCGGTTTTAGATGTAAATTCATTGatgatgtttgaattttttcgaattttcttcaatttctagATTACTGACTGTGGTCTTGTGAACCTTGCAGCTCAACCAGAATCATTCAAGCGATCTATAGAAGAATTGAATTTGAGTGGTTGCTACAAAGTTACTGACTGGGGTTTGTCTAAACTCCTTCCGGAATTAAAAAGACTACGCGTCCTCAACTTGAAGGTAATTTTTAGTTGATTGTTCCcatttttcaggaatttttttcaatagattGTATCTTCGACATTGATGCATTATTTTATAGGTAGCCTTTACTTATTTAAAACctttgtttatttactttttataaccTTTATTTTGTTAAAGAGAACGCAGACAGATTTCCCAATagagaaaaagacataaaaaggagaataacaaaaaaagacatcatAACGCTTGTCATAATGATTGATGAAGATCACTTATTTAACGCTGAACAACTGTTACATACATAACACTACAAACATCACTGTATAAGAAGGGTATGCCAGAGATGAAACAGATTTTGTGATTATGTTCGAAACTACACATGGGTATGTTTCACAATccactattttaaaatttatgaatttataaATTTGTGGGTCCATGGGGGTAAATGAAGTAACAATTTTGTAAACTTGAAATACGATGAACAGATTTTACCTTCACTTGTTTTGTGTAAAATCTCCTTAAATGATgctgtatatataaaatatggTAGTGTTGTCGAATTATACTGTCAAGCAAGGATTATTTtgttggaactttttttttatttcgaacaATTGAGGCTTAAGACAGACAACCCTTTCTTTCAAGATGGGAAATAAGAAGCAAACAGGTTTGTTTTAGTCATCGTCTAATGGAAAGATCAAGGTAAAGAAGTTGTTTTACTGGGTTTATGAGAGAAATGCCCCAGGTGGACCAACGAAGTGGGACCCGAATTGTTCCATTTTAAAGTACGAAGCTTagatttttcacagttaaacTCAGTACACagtttaaaatattcattttcaagtgaaattttagttttccacTGTACATTGCATCATCCTGCTAAGAATAAGGGTATTTTGCTCGTTAACTGACAAGTGTCACGTATGTTCGGGGGGTACTATTTAGAGTCCGACTCTTAACTCTCAAAAAGGGCTTTAGAACTTCTTATATCCAATCGAGCTAGTCCCCTCACCTCTTCCACAAAaactatatgttaacaatgggcaactagtataacttatagcccctgCCCCTTAGGGGTTTGGGGATGGAGAAAGTTTTCATCCCCAAAGAGTTAATTCCCCATGTCCCAAAGACCTTTCaaccatgttgaacaaaatggcgatatcaaaatttagtttcaatATGTTTGGGGGAATAGTGATCGTGAGGGGGGGTGGGGGCTGATTGCCTTCAAATCACTTTCACTCTAAAAGAGGGCTTCTATTTCCAATCGATTGAGCGCCTTTCGAAGATTATATGACAATCCCTTCTCTACGCTGTGCCTTGGTCAGGAGAAAAGATTAAATTGTCctaacatcgttctttacttaggcagggCAGTTGTTCTGCTATAATTTTCGCTAATGTTGAATTATTAATGGGAATAGTCATTTAACAATTGACGTGTCTTCAAAGGCATTGAAAAATgggaaaacaaagttttgaatattaattgtcaaataataagagtAAATGTgctataaaattaataatgaatGCTTCATATTCctgttgttaattttcttacattttattttacaatttaattgttttacattttcACGAAAAAacgaagagataaaaaaaaaatataaaaatgaatatgaacgcctaaagaaataattttttttaggtgaaaGCATTGAGAAGCACTTTCAAttaatgataattttatttatttgtcataGAATTGctgtctctttttttgaattcaTGAGCTTTATTCTCTCTCCTTCTTTCCAGGAATGTTATAAAGTGACTAGCAAAACGCTCGAAACTGTGAAGAGATATTGTCCAAAGCTTCGGTACCTATGTATATCTTGGGGTCTCTATATGTCACATAAATCCAATTTATTGGATACTCTGCCGTTACTGAAGTTGGCTTCCGATGCCGTTACTGAAGTTGGCTTCCGACATTGATGAGGATTACagttatttttgattattacaATGATGATTCTTACGGTTCCTATGGTAATTCCTACGATTCCTATGGTAATTCCTAAGATTACTGTAATATTATTACTCTGACGATGAAgatttcttcaatatttttttctcgtgattttttgttttccatTAGCACAGTCTCGCAAGCTATGCTTTTGCTGTGCTATCAGTACGATATTTCattgttttgataataaaagttgttctactactactaatcaaTAACCTGTATTATTTGTACTATAATCATTGTAACTTTAACAGTGAAggtagtttttagtttaacgGTCTTTCAAGCTGAGTGTTCGTTGTGGAAGTTATGAGAGAAACGCCCCAGGTGGACCAACGAAGTGGGACCCGAATTGTTCCATTTTAAAGTACGAAGTTTagatttttcacagttaaacTCAGTGCAGagtttaaaatattcattttcgaGTGAAATTTTAGTTGTGGCTGATCGTTTTATATAACTATATTCCAAATTAATGTATGTTgtccttttttgtttaaatcattaaaaaaaataagttctgAATGCGAGTAAATTGTTAGAATTATCAAAACTCGctccaatttcttgaaaaatcaaatagaaagaTGCTTTAAGAAGCTAAGTAGGAAACTtttgaatatagaaaaaaaaatcgaaactcatgaaaaaaaaaatagtttaatagcAGCCTTGCAGACAAGGCTTTTCCTATGGTTGGCGttgcctgaaaaatttattGCAGCGCCCCCTCCTGACTCAAATAtacgtatgaaaacaagaaaggaaataataaatgaaaagagaaaagtcaaataggtgaaaaacgaagatttcgtcagccagtagcaaaatatgaaaaacaagcaaatatttcgacaaggacctccgccaactcgtcctttgtttttttaaaatttttccaagtttgtcgctgagtttcgagacgtatagtaatgtagtgaaagtttttttctcaatcgccagtgtaactgaatcaagggggacgggctccctattttcctattttatcttttttaatcgtctatctattatattttcaatgagatcgattgggtagccattgcagaatagaatatctttaacGTAATTTAActcggattttacatgattacgtgaacatatttttagaaccctgtcgactaaagaaattactacccctctttttacacaAGGAGGGGGATTTGACGAAaaatgtagataccgatcattatgggtcggttttttatatatagaaaattcaaggctaggaatatttttttttaattaaaacattcaaGAAAGGAAgtttcctgaatcttccagttccATTGTGAATTGAAGATTTGAATCAAAAGAGttcaaatgtgccaaaaaatcttttagagaGTCCTGACCATGTTCCAAAACAGCAAGAATATCATCAACGAAGCGAAACCAGAGAGAGTGCTTTAAGGggaaactattcaaagcagattgttctatgaaatccatgtaaaaattggccaaaaaaggagacaaaacagtgCCCATGGATAGGCCCTTGACctgaaggaaatttttttctcgaaacataaaatataaagagaatTTGTTGCAAAGACGTACAAATGTCATTATTGTGTAGATTTCCAAGGTTTTATAATCTGGTCAAGCagaattttcttctaattttctttgcaaggcctgttcacatttatggacatcgcatgaagtgtacatggaaactgcatcaaaactatataaaatagttttttctgttattctatcatttttcagcttctcaacaagatctatggaattttttatataagatttcttTGTTGTTAGAAGAGActtgaaaattgtagctaagaATCTTCCTACTCCTGTAGCTGGAGAACTAATGCTACAATTGGACGTAACGGAGTATCTTCCTTGTGGATTTATGGATCCTTATGGATGTATACTTATTATGGGTAGACCATAAAATATTGGGGCTGAACAACCTTtggggtaaaattttctctacatttgaggggtgattagtctattgtcttttaaatttctaattcttttcttAACTGCTTGGTGTATTTATCTATgggatcagtttttatttctatgtaagtatttttatccaataaaatggtatttattttattttgataatctgcagAATCCATAATCACACCTGTGTTTCCTTTGTCCGCTCTTTTAATTactatattttcatcttttttcaaattacggAGGATTTTAACCTCTTCCTTTGATTGAGCTGAAAGCGACCATGACAGCTTATAATCAAGAATACTCTTTACTATTTCCTCCCATTAGTAGGTCTGGATTTTCAACTTCACCATGAGAGCTAAAAAATACCGGACTCCAcactcgtaataatttctgatatatTTACGTGTGTCTGAGACATTGCAAATTTAGGTCCTTTTGATAGAATACTTAGCTCCTTTGGTGTGAAAACTTTTGAGGATAGATTTTCCAAAATAGAACCAGGACAAAATCTAGGAAGGAAAATCCATGTTTGTTGAAATtcgatttttgaaaatttttctgataaTCGAGTTTTCGCTAAATTAAAAACGTGTCAGAAAGACCTTTGtgagatatttaaaatttggagaaaatctGGAACGGATAAAGTCTGATGGAAtaaagatttgaaattagatattttattactAAGGACATGTCTTTAGAGTCTATGGTCTTATATTAAATTCGTGGTATATTGAATCAAGTggtattatattgaaaatataatacatagacgattaaaaaaggtaaaacaggaaaatagggAGCTAGTCCCCTTGGATTCGTtacactggcaattgagaaaaaacttcCACTACATTACCATGCGTCTcgaaactcagcgacaaacttagaaaaatttaaaaaaaaacaatcttgctgtttctttcaaaaatgaactaaaagttgaaaattttttcaactcgggaaaggataaaacggaccctataataggtagtggtgtctacagagtcccgtgttcatgtggaaaattttacattggcaggacccatcaagaactaggggaacgattgcatgaacacaaaatttcaatagataagtccctgagatttgaaaataaaaatgacaactttgattcagctctggcccagcatatatacgaaaatcgtgaccatttagttctttttgaagagacAACTTcaatatctaccgtaaatggtCTACTGCAATCTGTCAGAGgtaattgagataaaaaaaaacatataaatataaatttggttataaatagagacatgggagatatttccttaagcccaatttataacaacttaatattaaaagactctatgaatattttcgcccagtctaatttaagacaacctgtccgcatatctaatgaaaaccaaaattgtaaacaggcgaaatctgttgaaaggcaaaggatacttattcaatctaattggtaacttttctttcattgatttcaagttggtttttgtttgtttgattcagtgtcttttttcctctcgtggagttcacttaagaaggttagattttgttttgtttttttttcctctttcttattttttttagcactgtggacgacttggcggaggtccttgtcgaaatatttgcttgtttttcatattttgctactggctgacaaaatcctcgtttttcacctatttgatttttctctttacatttattattttctttcttgttttcatacgtcatgagACCatagtatggtctcagaacgtattgactcaaatataaaataaaaaagtcaaattaaagacaaaaattgttcaaagtgGCTAATCCCCCTGCCACAATCACGGGCCAAATGTCCAggttgcccctccccccagttTTCGAACGGCTCTGCTTGCAGATTATTCAAAATTACGAATTACTTGAATAGTAGCAGGATGTATcaaatata is part of the Artemia franciscana chromosome 12, ASM3288406v1, whole genome shotgun sequence genome and harbors:
- the LOC136033918 gene encoding uncharacterized protein LOC136033918: MEESMETRIIEKERLEGLWSCLPEEVICTFYEYLNFRDVEAASQTCRSWYAAFINNSKIHRNVEFVIHRKHSEALAALSRYPSRCKRITIEDFGLDTTETEWEQVLDCWKLFSDHVNHLRFYKCKITERQIESFLCSCISLVSLTVDCCDRVDSDTDSDCDLINLVSVTHLEIKDTENEYSPYSTDKSLIKLTNFMTNLVHLSLSLTGVKVTIPEHDLHSQMLPRPEYNIVRRIVEPKFATIVSISVDQNCISRDRLVCLLKVPDLRLTSLNLLTVTGFVDGAVINAIATHQIEIVHLFINICYISTEHFDLLCRHLEKLVTFHFYGTLLDSCWLESLMYFKELRTLIIEDFKLHDFSNFPEPTILQRLLDKPRDIQLTHLDIDFGFLQHTLNIAKMCLRFVASRLLKLTFLRLSLCPLDDNLFREITTNLINLVVLRVENCSISDDALTGLKNIEIDASRPPLRHLKRLTELDLNNCIKVTDVSLESAFASCSLKKLSLRNCSQITDCGLVNLAAQPESFKRSIEELNLSGCYKVTDWGLSKLLPELKRLRVLNLKECYKVTSKTLETVKRYCPKLRYLCISWGLYMSHKSNLLDTLPLLKLASDAVTEVGFRH